A genomic segment from Polyangium mundeleinium encodes:
- a CDS encoding serine/threonine-protein kinase — protein sequence MRRRRVVMLPENTVFAGRYRIVRRIAAGGMGEVYEARHLETERPSALKVMLPHVAESAALRERFRLEARAAALVESAHVVEVLDAGVDEATESPFLVMELLRGEDLGRRKARLGSLPPEEVATWITQTARGLDALHAASIVHRDLKPSNLFVAERAGEARIKLLDLGVVKRVAETAGSTAAVGTPFYMAPEQLRNGKVGPPTDVYALGMVAYSLLVGREYWADEAKASESTLSFALTTLDGPKEPASARAAQAGISLPAAFDAWFAQATAKEAEDRFPSAGTAAEALARALDVKAESPTRAAPEAPRREASPEAETRPALAPAEPQTRTLSLGGEEKIGPPNPKVLPAKEAAAISQAPADEPSTKGRSLGRKIAAALGIAALAMCGVVLLRQKTEAPTPPPKPAPPVIVAAVECTAATITGPGATTALSDALGKGACARLAVELGVVWKNEPATRLDVNAEIGENATKVTLGIAGKKAEGKGATPIAATNAAIQVLLPALTRPAPSKAHLVAWGVPDEASAFRLERLVRRRAFGFAAQDGVETEALVQTNPTSAVAHTLLACDLRSHADPTRATAAKEKALGRLTDVPKGRASVLEGLLRTYVQPANDDEVGRGVTLLIQSYGELAEDPDFAALYTSCGCIVTDQTLPMTDWLAKRWPTLALPILRCAFPWADEDDARLSRFLGWTSATLPELRGLWVETLLRAGRIEEAREAEAIRRALGVESATPAALARDRALIAFASLDGAAALEAAEEILGEPDPEANHEGATLRIGAMLLSGRVDDALAASKLEAGRQKALGREKQAEALAEEERRIRRLLGREKGETRAEGERGSLEAALALETRGSKQKAEDAYRDCLVQPWNAPFDAIAARVRLAEILRAAGKADEARSLDAVVDKAWAGADPGLRDFVRRMK from the coding sequence ATGCGGCGTCGTCGAGTCGTGATGCTCCCCGAGAACACGGTCTTCGCCGGACGTTACCGGATCGTACGTCGAATCGCGGCAGGCGGCATGGGCGAGGTCTACGAGGCGCGGCACCTCGAAACCGAGCGGCCCTCGGCGCTCAAGGTGATGCTGCCGCACGTCGCCGAGAGCGCCGCGCTGCGCGAGAGGTTCCGGCTCGAAGCGCGCGCCGCCGCGCTCGTCGAGAGCGCGCACGTCGTCGAGGTGCTCGACGCGGGCGTCGACGAGGCGACGGAGAGCCCGTTCCTCGTGATGGAGCTGCTCCGCGGCGAGGACCTCGGCCGCAGGAAAGCGCGGCTCGGGTCGCTGCCGCCCGAGGAGGTCGCGACATGGATCACGCAGACCGCGCGCGGGCTCGACGCGCTGCACGCCGCGTCGATCGTGCATCGTGATCTGAAGCCGTCGAACCTGTTCGTCGCGGAGCGCGCGGGCGAGGCGCGCATCAAGCTGCTCGATCTCGGCGTCGTGAAGCGCGTGGCCGAGACGGCGGGCTCGACCGCGGCCGTGGGGACGCCGTTCTACATGGCGCCCGAGCAGCTCCGGAACGGCAAGGTCGGTCCTCCGACGGACGTGTATGCGCTCGGCATGGTCGCGTATTCGCTGCTCGTCGGGCGCGAGTACTGGGCCGACGAGGCGAAGGCCTCGGAGAGCACGCTCTCGTTCGCGCTGACGACGCTCGACGGGCCAAAGGAGCCCGCCTCTGCGCGCGCGGCGCAGGCCGGGATCTCGCTGCCCGCCGCGTTCGACGCGTGGTTCGCGCAGGCGACGGCGAAGGAGGCCGAGGATCGTTTCCCGAGCGCGGGCACGGCCGCCGAGGCGCTCGCGCGCGCGCTCGACGTGAAGGCCGAGAGCCCGACGCGCGCGGCCCCGGAAGCGCCCCGGCGCGAGGCCTCACCCGAGGCGGAGACGAGGCCCGCGCTCGCGCCCGCGGAGCCGCAGACGCGGACGCTTTCGCTCGGGGGCGAAGAGAAGATTGGCCCGCCAAACCCGAAGGTCCTCCCGGCGAAGGAGGCCGCGGCGATCTCGCAGGCGCCCGCGGACGAACCGTCCACGAAGGGGCGCTCGCTCGGGCGGAAGATCGCGGCGGCGCTCGGGATCGCGGCGCTCGCCATGTGCGGCGTGGTGCTCCTGCGGCAAAAGACCGAGGCCCCCACGCCGCCGCCGAAGCCCGCGCCGCCCGTGATCGTCGCGGCCGTCGAATGCACGGCCGCGACGATCACCGGGCCGGGCGCGACGACCGCGCTCAGCGACGCGCTCGGCAAAGGGGCCTGCGCGCGCCTCGCGGTCGAGCTCGGCGTGGTTTGGAAAAACGAACCCGCCACGCGGCTCGACGTGAACGCGGAGATCGGCGAGAACGCCACGAAGGTCACGCTCGGGATCGCCGGCAAGAAGGCCGAAGGCAAGGGCGCGACGCCAATCGCCGCGACGAACGCCGCGATCCAGGTGCTCCTGCCTGCGTTGACGAGGCCGGCGCCGTCGAAGGCGCACCTCGTGGCGTGGGGCGTTCCGGACGAGGCGAGCGCGTTTCGACTCGAGCGCCTGGTGCGGCGGCGCGCCTTTGGCTTCGCGGCGCAGGATGGCGTCGAGACGGAGGCGCTCGTCCAAACCAATCCGACGTCGGCCGTGGCGCACACCCTGCTCGCGTGTGATCTGCGGAGCCACGCCGATCCGACCCGCGCCACGGCGGCAAAGGAAAAGGCCCTCGGCCGCCTCACGGACGTGCCCAAGGGTCGTGCGAGCGTGCTCGAAGGCCTGCTCCGCACGTACGTGCAGCCCGCGAACGACGACGAGGTTGGGCGGGGAGTGACGCTCTTGATCCAATCCTACGGCGAACTCGCGGAGGACCCGGATTTCGCGGCGCTCTACACGTCGTGTGGGTGCATCGTGACGGATCAGACGTTGCCCATGACGGATTGGCTGGCCAAACGATGGCCCACGCTGGCGCTGCCGATCCTGCGCTGCGCGTTCCCCTGGGCGGACGAGGACGACGCGCGGCTCTCGCGTTTCCTCGGCTGGACGAGCGCGACGCTGCCGGAGCTGCGAGGCCTGTGGGTCGAGACGCTGCTCCGCGCCGGCCGGATCGAGGAGGCACGCGAAGCGGAGGCGATCCGGCGGGCCCTCGGCGTGGAGTCGGCGACGCCCGCGGCGCTCGCGCGGGATCGAGCGCTCATCGCGTTCGCCTCGCTCGACGGGGCGGCGGCGCTCGAGGCCGCGGAGGAGATCCTCGGCGAGCCCGATCCCGAGGCGAACCATGAAGGCGCCACGCTGCGCATCGGCGCGATGCTCCTGTCCGGCCGCGTGGACGATGCGCTCGCGGCGTCGAAGCTCGAAGCGGGTCGCCAGAAGGCGCTGGGACGCGAGAAACAAGCGGAGGCGCTTGCCGAGGAGGAACGCCGGATCCGCCGCTTGCTCGGCCGCGAGAAAGGAGAAACGCGCGCGGAGGGCGAGCGTGGCTCCTTGGAAGCGGCCCTCGCCCTGGAGACACGCGGCTCGAAACAAAAAGCGGAGGACGCGTACCGGGATTGCCTCGTGCAGCCGTGGAACGCGCCCTTCGACGCGATCGCGGCGCGCGTCCGGCTCGCGGAGATCCTCCGCGCGGCGGGCAAGGCGGACGAGGCCCGCTCGCTCGATGCCGTCGTGGACAAGGCCTGGGCCGGGGCGGATCCGGGCCTACGCGACTTCGTTCGCCGCATGAAGTAA
- a CDS encoding glutathione peroxidase: MVILEDGKRWCVAVAFTLGAFACSSGGGESTGGEGGAGGVAGPGSGGNAGTTTVASSSSSVGAVASSSASVGSGGAGGAMGFVCDPPAEPGSLYEHSVESYDVNDLEPVPLCKYRGEVVLIVNTAAACGYTPQYAGLQALAEKFSGQAFHVLGFLSNDFGNQGGSDEQIGGCIDSYHLSFKQFAIGHVKDPDGAGPEVPQPVWQWMLAQPNPGPASTIEPLWNFHKYLISKDGKLVAQWTSSTYPGDDPQNPNDSFDTNPIVQAIQAELAK, encoded by the coding sequence ATGGTTATCTTGGAGGATGGGAAGCGGTGGTGCGTCGCCGTGGCCTTCACGCTCGGCGCATTCGCGTGCTCTTCGGGTGGCGGGGAGAGCACGGGCGGCGAAGGCGGCGCGGGAGGCGTGGCGGGCCCGGGATCGGGCGGGAATGCGGGGACGACGACGGTCGCCTCGTCCTCGTCGAGCGTCGGCGCGGTGGCGAGCTCTTCGGCGAGCGTGGGATCCGGCGGCGCCGGCGGAGCGATGGGCTTCGTATGCGACCCGCCCGCCGAGCCGGGCAGCCTCTACGAGCATTCGGTCGAGTCCTACGACGTGAACGACCTCGAACCGGTGCCGCTTTGCAAGTACCGCGGGGAGGTCGTGCTCATCGTCAACACCGCGGCCGCTTGTGGCTACACACCCCAATATGCGGGCCTCCAGGCCTTGGCGGAGAAGTTCAGCGGCCAGGCGTTCCACGTGCTCGGCTTTTTGAGCAACGATTTCGGCAACCAAGGAGGCTCGGACGAGCAGATCGGCGGGTGCATCGACAGCTATCATTTGAGCTTCAAGCAATTCGCGATCGGCCACGTGAAGGATCCGGACGGCGCCGGGCCGGAGGTGCCGCAGCCCGTGTGGCAATGGATGCTCGCGCAGCCGAACCCCGGCCCCGCGTCCACGATCGAGCCGTTGTGGAACTTCCACAAGTACCTGATCTCGAAGGACGGAAAGCTCGTGGCGCAGTGGACCTCGTCGACCTATCCCGGCGACGATCCGCAGAACCCGAACGACAGCTTCGACACGAACCCCATCGTCCAGGCCATCCAGGCCGAGCTCGCCAAATAA
- a CDS encoding CoA-binding protein — translation MANAEPKGRIVTDSRRIAEIARGAKRVAVLGIKTEQQSDQPAFYVPAYLQGAGVEVVPVPVYYPDVTRILGQPVYRRLADVPGEIDILDVFRRPSDLPPHVDDILAMRPKAVWFQSGIRNDEVATRLAAAGIEVVQDRCLMVEHRHAR, via the coding sequence ATGGCCAACGCCGAACCGAAGGGTCGCATCGTCACGGACAGCCGGCGCATCGCAGAGATCGCCCGCGGCGCCAAGCGGGTCGCCGTCCTCGGCATCAAGACCGAACAGCAATCCGATCAGCCCGCATTCTACGTGCCCGCGTATCTCCAGGGCGCGGGCGTCGAGGTCGTCCCCGTCCCCGTGTATTACCCCGACGTCACGCGTATCCTCGGCCAGCCCGTGTATCGGCGCCTCGCGGACGTGCCGGGCGAGATCGACATCCTCGACGTCTTCCGGCGCCCGAGCGACCTCCCGCCGCACGTGGACGACATTCTCGCGATGCGCCCGAAGGCCGTCTGGTTCCAGTCGGGCATCCGCAACGACGAAGTGGCCACGCGCCTCGCCGCCGCGGGGATCGAGGTCGTGCAGGACCGTTGCTTGATGGTCGAGCACCGGCACGCGCGCTGA
- a CDS encoding caspase family protein: MSVSGPLAGLSLVWAADGVRPEGATLWLDRKAAAGHDSLSLLVFRDEAPFAASGAALEGATIAIRSFPHLDEVWSLYLLACKRRGEALPPAWEAMCRYAGDVRQGLWPDRVPPEHAVQAVYLALAQHHLLEDPPRRETFLDDALAFCAIIGKKLAAGARLYDDDLVAGEARLERFVALLTQDHKLYEEDLGRSLGFMAELPGSTSSGGAARTLPLLCIQRPVSTQFKLWARTDVRAPGGRGYPLLLVEQDKKMIVLSADPASRAKVGLLAKALGERENRARANQGKEAAAWYDGKDHGGTLAAAPREGTALSFEEVVACLEKELRLRPIRQGKGRGRLVAAGALAAAALAGAIGLGFFLRTPGKPAPIADARPAPVSDDDTTEANAPAKEGRPRGSKGDPLPAAEVISLIAKNDGPRSIEPYALIAGVCGYEGEHALHSPCRDARAMRDLLIEKYGYKRANIIYLVDQPAPGDKADGAPTAEGLKLAVEKFRARFGDKEDSSFLFYYSGHGGYIKGARQDYGVLQPAEFFGKRAHLPSSHKGWDMQDLVSDIRKGVPSKHVMLLLDCCYSGWAVGAKGDDELETHLGSLWKERAEVVLTAGSKGQRAWEDDPDERAWAWGGHSAMTAFVLEGLSVAAAGTAAADTNQDHVVTDEELAKFVKERVPRSVQDKKDAKQTPTLFRFDASLPKSGQFLFVPKP, translated from the coding sequence ATGAGCGTCTCCGGTCCTCTCGCAGGACTCTCGCTGGTATGGGCCGCGGACGGCGTTCGCCCCGAGGGCGCGACGCTCTGGCTCGATCGAAAGGCCGCAGCGGGGCATGATTCGCTCTCGCTCCTCGTCTTTCGCGATGAGGCCCCCTTCGCCGCCTCGGGGGCCGCGCTCGAAGGCGCCACGATCGCGATTCGCTCGTTCCCGCACCTCGACGAGGTCTGGTCCCTTTACCTGCTCGCGTGCAAGCGGCGCGGCGAGGCGCTCCCGCCCGCGTGGGAGGCGATGTGCCGATATGCGGGCGACGTGCGGCAGGGCCTCTGGCCGGACCGTGTCCCGCCCGAGCACGCGGTGCAGGCGGTGTACCTCGCGCTCGCGCAGCACCATTTGCTCGAAGACCCGCCCCGGCGGGAGACCTTTCTCGACGACGCGCTCGCGTTTTGCGCGATCATCGGAAAAAAACTCGCCGCGGGCGCGCGCCTCTACGACGACGACCTCGTCGCGGGCGAGGCGCGCCTCGAACGGTTCGTCGCGTTGCTCACGCAGGACCACAAGCTCTACGAAGAGGACCTCGGGCGGAGCCTCGGTTTCATGGCCGAATTGCCGGGCTCGACGAGCTCCGGCGGCGCTGCGCGGACGCTCCCGCTCCTCTGCATTCAGCGGCCCGTCTCGACGCAATTCAAGCTGTGGGCGAGGACCGACGTCCGCGCGCCGGGCGGTCGGGGATATCCGCTCCTGCTCGTCGAGCAGGACAAGAAGATGATCGTCCTCAGCGCCGACCCCGCGAGCCGCGCGAAGGTCGGGCTCCTGGCGAAGGCGCTCGGGGAGCGGGAGAATCGGGCGCGCGCGAATCAAGGGAAAGAGGCGGCGGCGTGGTACGACGGCAAGGACCACGGCGGCACGCTCGCTGCCGCGCCACGTGAGGGGACGGCGCTCTCGTTCGAAGAGGTCGTTGCCTGCCTCGAAAAGGAGTTGCGGCTCCGGCCCATTCGACAGGGCAAGGGGCGCGGCCGTCTCGTCGCGGCGGGCGCGCTCGCGGCAGCGGCGCTCGCCGGAGCGATCGGGCTCGGTTTTTTCCTGCGCACCCCGGGCAAACCTGCGCCGATCGCCGACGCGCGGCCCGCTCCGGTGTCGGACGACGACACGACCGAGGCAAACGCCCCCGCGAAGGAGGGCCGTCCGCGGGGCAGCAAGGGGGATCCGCTGCCCGCGGCGGAGGTGATCAGCCTCATCGCCAAAAACGACGGCCCTCGCTCGATCGAGCCTTATGCGCTCATCGCGGGCGTGTGCGGCTACGAGGGCGAACACGCCTTGCATTCGCCCTGCCGCGACGCGCGGGCGATGCGGGATCTCCTCATCGAAAAATATGGCTACAAGCGCGCGAACATCATCTACCTCGTCGACCAGCCCGCGCCGGGCGACAAGGCGGACGGCGCGCCCACGGCCGAGGGCCTCAAGCTCGCCGTGGAAAAGTTCCGGGCGCGGTTCGGCGACAAGGAGGACAGCTCGTTCCTCTTTTATTACTCGGGCCACGGCGGCTACATCAAAGGCGCGCGCCAGGATTACGGCGTGCTTCAGCCCGCGGAGTTCTTCGGCAAACGCGCGCACCTGCCGAGCTCGCACAAGGGCTGGGACATGCAGGATCTCGTGAGCGACATTCGCAAAGGCGTGCCCTCGAAGCACGTGATGCTCCTGCTCGATTGCTGCTACAGCGGGTGGGCCGTCGGCGCGAAGGGCGACGACGAGCTCGAAACGCACCTCGGTTCTTTGTGGAAAGAGCGCGCCGAGGTCGTCTTGACCGCAGGCAGCAAGGGCCAGCGGGCGTGGGAGGACGACCCGGACGAGCGGGCGTGGGCCTGGGGCGGGCATTCGGCGATGACGGCGTTCGTCCTCGAAGGGCTCTCCGTCGCGGCCGCGGGGACGGCGGCGGCCGATACGAACCAGGATCACGTGGTGACGGACGAGGAGCTCGCGAAATTCGTCAAGGAGCGCGTGCCTCGCTCGGTGCAGGACAAGAAGGACGCCAAGCAGACGCCGACCCTCTTCCGCTTCGACGCGAGCCTGCCGAAGAGCGGCCAATTCCTGTTCGTCCCCAAGCCCTGA
- a CDS encoding S1 family peptidase: MGKRWFGTVDGSSGYIAAVILGPLVAACSGAAPAPPPDPASAKSDPAPAAKATNAEKPKAQAPSTARVPSRGMLDLLRRAELLPSPDAASTKSALASLPEGGKGDVRENYRAVAPATVIIRTPTGLGTGVIVGPTGWILTNNHVIESGEREDFRIKVSVELGKLDKSGAMERTNKPVTAWVHKADPMRDLAIIKLEGNHKDLPFIRPAAKDPAPGEPVASLGHAGSGLVWAIKDGEVAAVGKLATHLSQLVSLECTVRESAGDDACPKRKQEMFEGLKKVLEHDKPLMVVQSTCPNWPGDSGGPLVNRGSELVGLNSFGYGNSEYRATFHVHVSEIRSFLSEIPVQPADVLPDPWFDGGEEATIEDADLDGRYDVLRTEGRSAMARFYDLDQSTIGEGAGKPDVGALYGKRSFDAEVIYLATPGGSFAWYDTDDDGRYDVVLHDERGSGRVTHGYRIGKNGKLGRDDALGSGGPLIQPDLVAQSAERSALARLGSITLGASMVEARGGELAENLPSPLLGGGREVAIEDMDGDGRTDTLVTRSVYSHGFVFDVDQGTLGEVHKNDAAQALLEKQAVDAEATMIAQGSRLWVYYDRNDDGKFDFLTYTSRVGTGVALEAYRLGEDGRKEPAPEHVGRKMLRPHLLDNGTLAARLGRVATRAIPSTTSAIADDALDSFPDPLRHGGIYFSFSDTSRWSTAFGPKTGWDKAVIVSAGMTSTSLLVDVNKDSPAPGKLSAQEVISGGKFKPEFAFLHRDGAEWTYYDTDQDGHYDLVLFTSTPSSGTAERAYRIDAKGVVTMDPSLAGGKMVRSSLFTKKPTATQFKKVAGELFQARSLE, from the coding sequence ATGGGCAAGCGATGGTTCGGCACGGTGGACGGGTCCTCGGGGTACATCGCGGCGGTGATCCTCGGCCCCCTCGTCGCGGCGTGCAGCGGCGCGGCGCCCGCCCCTCCGCCCGATCCCGCGAGCGCGAAGAGCGATCCGGCCCCCGCCGCGAAGGCCACGAACGCCGAGAAGCCGAAGGCCCAGGCGCCGAGCACCGCGCGTGTCCCGAGCCGCGGCATGCTCGACCTCTTGCGCCGCGCCGAACTTCTGCCGAGCCCCGACGCCGCCAGCACGAAAAGCGCACTCGCGTCCTTGCCCGAGGGCGGCAAAGGCGACGTGCGCGAGAACTACCGCGCCGTCGCGCCGGCCACCGTCATCATCCGGACGCCCACGGGCCTCGGCACCGGCGTGATCGTCGGCCCCACCGGCTGGATCCTCACGAACAACCACGTCATCGAGAGCGGCGAGCGCGAGGACTTCCGCATCAAGGTCTCGGTCGAGCTCGGCAAGCTCGACAAATCGGGCGCCATGGAGCGCACGAACAAACCGGTCACGGCCTGGGTGCACAAGGCCGATCCGATGCGCGACCTCGCGATCATCAAGCTCGAAGGCAACCACAAAGACCTGCCCTTCATCCGCCCGGCCGCGAAGGATCCGGCCCCCGGCGAGCCTGTCGCGAGCCTCGGCCACGCCGGCTCGGGCCTCGTATGGGCGATCAAGGACGGCGAGGTCGCGGCCGTCGGCAAGCTCGCCACGCACCTCTCGCAGCTCGTCTCGCTCGAGTGCACCGTCCGCGAATCCGCGGGCGACGACGCCTGCCCCAAGCGCAAGCAAGAGATGTTCGAGGGCCTGAAGAAGGTGTTAGAGCACGACAAACCTCTCATGGTCGTGCAATCCACCTGCCCGAACTGGCCGGGCGACAGCGGCGGCCCGCTCGTCAATCGCGGGAGCGAGCTCGTCGGGCTGAACAGCTTCGGTTACGGCAACAGCGAGTACCGCGCGACGTTCCACGTGCACGTCTCGGAGATCCGCTCGTTCCTCTCGGAGATCCCGGTCCAGCCTGCGGACGTCCTGCCCGACCCGTGGTTCGACGGCGGCGAGGAGGCGACGATCGAGGACGCGGATCTCGACGGCCGCTACGACGTCCTGCGCACCGAGGGCCGCTCGGCCATGGCGCGGTTTTACGACCTCGACCAGAGCACGATCGGCGAAGGCGCGGGCAAACCCGACGTCGGCGCGCTCTACGGCAAGCGCAGCTTCGACGCGGAGGTCATCTACCTGGCCACGCCGGGCGGCAGCTTCGCCTGGTACGACACTGACGACGACGGCCGTTACGACGTGGTGCTTCACGACGAACGCGGCTCGGGCCGCGTGACCCACGGCTACCGCATCGGCAAGAACGGCAAGCTCGGCCGGGACGACGCCCTCGGCTCGGGCGGGCCCCTGATCCAGCCGGATCTCGTGGCGCAGAGCGCGGAGCGGAGCGCGCTCGCGCGGCTCGGATCGATCACGCTCGGCGCGTCGATGGTCGAGGCGCGCGGTGGCGAGCTCGCGGAAAACCTCCCGAGCCCGTTGCTCGGCGGCGGCCGCGAGGTCGCGATCGAGGACATGGACGGCGACGGCCGCACGGACACGCTGGTCACGCGCTCGGTCTACAGCCATGGGTTCGTCTTCGACGTCGATCAGGGCACGCTCGGCGAGGTGCACAAGAACGACGCGGCGCAGGCGCTCCTGGAGAAGCAGGCGGTGGACGCCGAGGCCACGATGATCGCGCAGGGCTCGCGGCTTTGGGTCTATTACGATCGAAACGACGACGGCAAATTCGATTTCCTCACGTACACGAGCCGTGTCGGCACGGGCGTCGCGCTCGAAGCGTACCGGCTTGGCGAGGACGGCCGGAAGGAGCCCGCGCCCGAGCACGTGGGCCGCAAGATGCTGCGCCCGCACCTGCTCGACAATGGCACGCTCGCGGCGCGGCTCGGCCGCGTGGCGACGCGCGCCATTCCCTCGACGACCTCGGCGATCGCCGACGACGCGCTCGACTCGTTCCCGGATCCGCTGCGGCACGGCGGCATTTATTTCAGCTTCAGCGACACCTCGCGGTGGAGCACGGCGTTCGGCCCGAAGACGGGCTGGGACAAAGCGGTGATCGTCTCGGCGGGCATGACGTCGACCTCGCTCCTCGTCGACGTCAACAAGGACAGCCCTGCCCCGGGCAAACTCTCGGCGCAGGAAGTGATCTCGGGCGGCAAGTTCAAGCCCGAGTTCGCGTTCCTGCACCGCGACGGCGCCGAGTGGACCTATTACGACACGGACCAGGACGGCCACTACGACCTCGTCCTTTTCACGTCGACGCCCTCCTCAGGCACGGCCGAACGCGCGTATCGCATCGACGCGAAGGGCGTGGTGACGATGGATCCCTCGCTCGCGGGCGGCAAGATGGTGCGGTCTTCGCTCTTCACGAAAAAACCCACGGCGACGCAGTTCAAGAAGGTCGCTGGCGAGTTGTTCCAGGCCCGATCGCTCGAATAG
- a CDS encoding GMC family oxidoreductase, with the protein MQAETIVVGAGSSGAVIAARATERAEREVLLVEAGPDYPPSVTLPSDLVDGTRNSITAHDWGFSYLPMPGHKPFVYPRGKVVGGSSAVNTCIALRGQPYDYDEWAALGLPEWSFENCLPALKRLEDDQDVQNRWHGRGGPLPIRRHPPEELAPFQVAFMEACRALGFPACPDQNDPDPFGVGPQPMNKIGGVRMSAARCYLREDVRRRDNLTIRPHTSVRRVLFHNGKVTGLEVETSGKIEVLATNRVVLAAGAIATPGILIRSGIGPRDLLERLGVDVVSDVPAVGARLLDHPGSLAIFVPKTYGFASIRHPLIQTVLRYTSEGSPFPSDMQLQPFSFFAWPGNYMPLVGISCCVGKPRGHGRITWTSADPSAKPRIELDIILHPDDRACAVEAMELAGDVARTKPLRDLVVPFWPNDRVLRNRAEISRWIEWSSGSGYHPSGTVPMGPEGDPEAAVDGRGHVRGVSGLVVADASIMPTIVSTNTNVTALMIGERFGEWLRDGGL; encoded by the coding sequence ATGCAAGCAGAGACCATCGTGGTGGGCGCCGGCTCGTCCGGCGCGGTGATCGCGGCCCGCGCGACCGAACGCGCGGAGCGCGAGGTGCTGCTCGTCGAGGCCGGGCCCGATTATCCCCCGAGCGTGACGCTCCCCTCGGACCTCGTGGACGGCACACGAAACTCGATCACCGCCCACGACTGGGGTTTTTCCTATCTGCCCATGCCGGGGCACAAGCCCTTCGTGTACCCCCGCGGCAAGGTCGTCGGCGGCTCCTCCGCGGTCAATACCTGCATCGCGCTCCGCGGCCAGCCCTACGATTACGACGAATGGGCGGCGCTCGGCTTGCCCGAGTGGAGCTTCGAGAACTGCCTGCCCGCCTTGAAGCGCCTCGAAGACGATCAGGACGTCCAGAATCGCTGGCACGGCCGCGGCGGCCCCCTTCCCATCCGGCGCCACCCGCCCGAGGAGCTCGCGCCGTTCCAGGTCGCCTTCATGGAAGCCTGCCGCGCCCTCGGGTTTCCGGCCTGCCCCGATCAAAACGACCCGGACCCGTTCGGCGTCGGCCCGCAGCCCATGAACAAAATCGGCGGCGTCCGCATGAGCGCCGCGCGTTGTTACCTCCGCGAAGACGTCCGCCGCCGGGACAACCTCACGATCCGGCCGCACACGTCCGTGCGCCGCGTCCTCTTCCACAATGGCAAGGTCACGGGCCTCGAGGTCGAGACCTCCGGCAAGATCGAGGTCCTCGCGACGAACCGCGTCGTCCTCGCGGCCGGCGCGATCGCCACGCCGGGGATTCTCATTCGTTCAGGCATCGGACCGCGCGACTTGCTCGAACGGCTCGGCGTGGACGTCGTCTCCGACGTCCCGGCCGTCGGCGCGCGCCTCCTCGATCACCCGGGCTCCCTCGCCATCTTCGTCCCGAAAACGTACGGATTCGCCAGCATCCGCCATCCCCTCATTCAAACGGTGCTGCGATACACCTCGGAGGGCAGCCCCTTCCCGAGCGACATGCAGCTCCAGCCGTTCTCGTTTTTCGCCTGGCCCGGCAATTACATGCCGCTCGTCGGCATCTCCTGCTGCGTCGGCAAACCCCGCGGCCACGGCCGCATCACGTGGACCAGCGCTGATCCCTCCGCCAAACCCCGCATCGAACTCGACATCATCCTCCACCCCGATGACCGCGCCTGCGCTGTCGAGGCCATGGAGCTCGCCGGTGATGTCGCGCGCACGAAGCCCCTGCGCGACCTCGTCGTCCCTTTCTGGCCGAACGACCGCGTCCTCCGCAATCGAGCCGAAATCTCGCGCTGGATCGAATGGAGCTCCGGCTCCGGGTATCACCCCTCCGGCACCGTCCCGATGGGGCCGGAGGGCGATCCCGAGGCGGCCGTCGACGGCCGCGGCCACGTGCGCGGCGTCTCGGGCCTCGTCGTGGCGGACGCGAGCATCATGCCGACGATCGTCAGCACGAACACGAACGTCACGGCCTTGATGATCGGCGAGCGATTCGGGGAATGGCTGCGGGACGGGGGGCTTTAG